The following proteins are encoded in a genomic region of Streptomyces collinus Tu 365:
- a CDS encoding GNAT family N-acetyltransferase, translating into MPEERHDPASAAVVLRRAVPADARAAADVWLRSFAAALPTVVRPRTDDDVRDYFREVVVPLRETWVAEAPGEDGGIVGVMVLNGDELSQLYLAPDWRGHGIGDRFVTLAKERSPRGLSLWTFQVNKPAHRFYERHGFVAVEHTDGSANEEREPDVRYVWRP; encoded by the coding sequence GTGCCGGAGGAACGGCACGACCCGGCGTCGGCCGCGGTCGTCCTGCGCCGGGCGGTGCCGGCGGACGCCCGAGCCGCCGCCGACGTCTGGCTGCGCTCCTTCGCCGCCGCGCTGCCCACGGTCGTCCGGCCCCGCACCGACGACGACGTACGGGACTACTTCCGGGAGGTCGTGGTGCCGCTGCGGGAGACCTGGGTCGCGGAGGCGCCCGGGGAGGACGGCGGGATAGTCGGAGTGATGGTCCTGAACGGTGACGAGCTCTCCCAGCTCTACCTCGCCCCCGACTGGCGGGGGCACGGCATCGGCGACCGGTTCGTCACCCTCGCCAAGGAACGCAGCCCGCGGGGCCTCAGCCTGTGGACCTTCCAGGTCAACAAACCCGCCCACCGCTTCTACGAGCGGCACGGATTCGTCGCCGTCGAGCACACGGACGGCAGCGCCAACGAGGAGCGGGAGCCGGACGTGCGGTACGTGTGGCGGCCTTGA
- the rpsA gene encoding 30S ribosomal protein S1, translating to MTSSTETTATTPQVAVNDIGNEEAFLAAIDETIKYFNDGDIVDGVIVKVDRDEVLLDIGYKTEGVIPSRELSIKHDVDPNEVVKVGDEIEALVLQKEDKEGRLILSKKRAQYERAWGTIEKIKEEDGIVTGTVIEVVKGGLILDIGLRGFLPASLVEMRRVRDLQPYVGKELEAKIIELDKNRNNVVLSRRAWLEQTQSEVRQTFLTTLQKGQVRSGVVSSIVNFGAFVDLGGVDGLVHVSELSWKHIDHPSEVVEVGQEVTVEVLDVDMDRERVSLSLKATQEDPWQQFARTHQIGQVVPGKVTKLVPFGAFVRVDEGIEGLVHISELAERHVEIPEQVVQVNDEIFVKVIDIDLERRRISLSLKQANESFGADPASVEFDPTLYGMAASYDDQGNYIYPEGFDPETNDWLEGYEKQREEWERQYAEAQTRFEQHQQQVIKSREADAAAAAEGGEAAAPAASGGGSYSSEGADTSGALASDEALAALREKLAGGQS from the coding sequence ATGACGAGCAGCACCGAGACCACCGCCACCACCCCGCAGGTTGCGGTCAACGACATCGGTAACGAGGAAGCCTTCCTCGCCGCGATCGACGAGACGATCAAGTACTTCAACGACGGCGACATCGTCGACGGCGTCATCGTGAAGGTCGACCGGGACGAGGTCCTGCTCGACATCGGTTACAAGACCGAAGGTGTCATCCCGAGCCGCGAACTCTCGATCAAGCACGACGTCGACCCGAACGAGGTCGTCAAGGTCGGCGACGAGATCGAGGCCCTGGTCCTCCAGAAGGAGGACAAGGAAGGCCGCCTGATCCTCTCGAAGAAGCGCGCCCAGTACGAGCGCGCCTGGGGCACCATCGAGAAGATCAAGGAAGAGGACGGCATCGTCACCGGTACCGTCATCGAGGTCGTCAAGGGTGGTCTCATCCTCGACATCGGCCTCCGGGGCTTCCTCCCCGCCTCCCTCGTGGAGATGCGCCGCGTCCGCGACCTCCAGCCGTACGTCGGCAAGGAGCTCGAGGCGAAGATCATCGAGCTGGACAAGAACCGCAACAACGTGGTCCTGTCCCGCCGTGCCTGGCTGGAGCAGACCCAGTCCGAGGTCCGCCAGACGTTCCTCACGACCCTCCAGAAGGGTCAGGTCCGCTCCGGTGTGGTCTCCTCGATCGTCAACTTCGGTGCCTTCGTGGACCTGGGTGGCGTCGACGGTCTGGTCCACGTCTCCGAGCTGTCCTGGAAGCACATCGACCACCCGTCCGAGGTTGTCGAGGTCGGCCAGGAAGTCACCGTCGAGGTCCTCGACGTCGACATGGACCGCGAGCGTGTCTCCCTGTCGCTGAAGGCGACCCAGGAAGACCCGTGGCAGCAGTTCGCCCGCACCCACCAGATCGGCCAGGTCGTGCCCGGCAAGGTCACGAAGCTGGTTCCGTTCGGTGCGTTCGTCCGCGTGGACGAGGGCATCGAGGGTCTGGTCCACATCTCCGAGCTGGCCGAGCGCCACGTGGAGATCCCGGAGCAGGTCGTCCAGGTCAACGACGAGATCTTCGTCAAGGTCATCGACATCGACCTCGAGCGTCGTCGCATCAGCCTCTCGCTGAAGCAGGCCAACGAGTCCTTCGGTGCCGACCCGGCCTCGGTCGAGTTCGACCCGACCCTGTACGGCATGGCCGCGTCCTACGACGACCAGGGCAACTACATCTACCCCGAGGGCTTCGACCCCGAGACCAACGACTGGCTCGAGGGCTACGAGAAGCAGCGCGAGGAGTGGGAGCGCCAGTACGCCGAGGCGCAGACCCGCTTCGAGCAGCACCAGCAGCAGGTCATCAAGTCCCGCGAGGCCGACGCTGCCGCTGCCGCCGAGGGTGGCGAGGCTGCCGCTCCGGCCGCTTCGGGTGGCGGCTCGTACTCCTCCGAGGGTGCGGACACCTCCGGTGCCCTCGCCTCGGACGAGGCGCTGGCCGCGCTGCGCGAGAAGCTGGCCGGCGGCCAGAGCTGA
- the coaE gene encoding dephospho-CoA kinase: MLKVGLTGGIGAGKSEVSRLLVEHGAVLIDADRIAREVVAPGTPGLTAVVEAFGPDVLTPDGSLDRPGLGSIVFADPGKLATLNAIVHPLVGTRSRALEDAAADDAVVIHDVPLLTENGLAPLYDLVIVVDTSPETQLDRLVRQRGMTEHDARARMAAQATREQRREIADIVIDNDVPLDTLRKRVAEVWDELTRRAQEPRPSTG; encoded by the coding sequence ATGCTGAAAGTGGGCCTGACCGGCGGCATCGGCGCCGGCAAGAGCGAGGTGTCACGGCTGCTCGTCGAGCACGGAGCCGTACTCATCGACGCCGACCGCATCGCACGCGAAGTCGTGGCGCCCGGAACCCCCGGGCTCACGGCCGTCGTGGAAGCCTTCGGCCCCGACGTCCTCACCCCGGACGGAAGCCTCGACCGGCCCGGACTCGGCTCCATCGTCTTCGCCGACCCCGGGAAACTCGCCACCCTCAACGCGATCGTCCACCCCCTGGTCGGCACCCGCTCACGCGCACTCGAGGACGCCGCCGCCGACGACGCCGTCGTGATCCACGACGTACCCCTCCTCACCGAGAACGGCCTCGCCCCCCTGTACGACCTCGTGATCGTCGTCGACACCAGCCCCGAGACCCAGCTCGACCGCCTCGTACGACAGCGCGGCATGACCGAACACGACGCCCGCGCACGCATGGCCGCCCAGGCCACCCGCGAACAACGCCGCGAGATCGCCGACATCGTGATCGACAACGACGTCCCCCTCGACACCCTGCGCAAGCGCGTCGCCGAAGTCTGGGACGAGCTCACGCGCCGCGCTCAGGAACCCCGGCCCTCCACCGGCTGA
- a CDS encoding DoxX family protein, with the protein MSQPTAPTATATPRTSATTRSRAARIALRTVQVLLALFYGIASALPKLIAHPSAVESFDKMGWGSAGMYTIGALELAGAIALLVPVLQSVAAMALSALMVGAFIVQLTVFDGQYAATPLILIVPLALIAWTRRSHNTDLLRLLRGAGRTA; encoded by the coding sequence ATGTCCCAGCCCACCGCCCCCACCGCGACCGCCACCCCGCGCACTTCCGCCACCACCCGCAGCCGCGCGGCCCGTATCGCCCTGCGCACGGTGCAGGTGCTGCTCGCCCTCTTCTACGGGATCGCGAGCGCACTGCCCAAGCTGATAGCGCATCCGTCGGCCGTGGAGTCGTTCGACAAGATGGGCTGGGGAAGCGCGGGGATGTACACCATCGGCGCGCTCGAACTCGCCGGCGCGATCGCGCTGTTGGTGCCCGTCCTGCAGTCGGTGGCCGCCATGGCGCTGAGCGCGCTCATGGTGGGCGCGTTCATCGTCCAGCTCACCGTCTTCGACGGTCAGTACGCGGCGACCCCGCTCATTCTGATCGTGCCGCTCGCACTCATCGCCTGGACCCGCCGGTCCCACAACACCGACCTGCTCCGACTGCTCCGCGGCGCGGGGCGAACGGCTTGA
- a CDS encoding nucleotidyltransferase domain-containing protein — MATLPAVEAVALGGSRAQGTHTPDSDWDLAVYYRRAFDPADLRSVGWEGEVSEIGGWGGGVFNGGAWLTIDGRRVDVHYRDLDVVEHELAEAGAGRFRVEPLLFHLAGIPSYLVVAELALNQVLRGKLPRPEAYPPELRRTAPERWAGTARATLAYARASHAPQGRLTEVAGALATAAVQAGHAVLAARGEWVTNEKRLLERAGLRRIDEVMAALRPAPEALTDAIGTAERIIDRATRRP; from the coding sequence CTGGCCACGCTCCCCGCTGTCGAGGCGGTGGCCCTGGGCGGCTCCCGGGCCCAGGGAACCCACACCCCGGACAGTGACTGGGACCTGGCCGTCTACTACCGGCGCGCCTTCGACCCCGCCGACCTGCGCTCCGTCGGCTGGGAGGGCGAGGTGTCGGAGATCGGCGGCTGGGGCGGCGGTGTGTTCAACGGCGGGGCCTGGCTGACCATCGACGGACGCCGGGTCGACGTGCACTACCGGGATCTGGACGTGGTCGAGCACGAACTGGCGGAGGCGGGGGCGGGACGGTTCCGGGTGGAGCCGCTGCTGTTCCATCTCGCGGGGATTCCCAGCTACCTGGTCGTCGCCGAGCTGGCCCTCAACCAGGTGCTGCGCGGCAAGCTGCCCCGCCCGGAGGCGTACCCGCCCGAGCTGCGCCGGACCGCCCCTGAGCGCTGGGCGGGCACCGCCCGGGCAACCCTGGCCTACGCCAGGGCCAGCCACGCCCCGCAGGGCCGCCTCACCGAGGTGGCCGGCGCACTGGCCACCGCTGCCGTACAAGCCGGCCACGCGGTGCTGGCGGCGCGCGGAGAATGGGTGACGAACGAGAAACGGCTGCTGGAGCGGGCCGGTCTGCGCCGGATCGACGAGGTGATGGCCGCACTACGACCGGCCCCGGAGGCGCTGACCGACGCGATCGGGACGGCGGAGCGGATCATCGACCGGGCGACCCGGCGTCCGTGA
- a CDS encoding FUSC family protein, with translation MSRRAALSPPPWLAHALRTQRGPVPWSAVARGALAAGPLLLTGVLNGRTAMGVLAAIAAMLVGINDRPGSRRASVRRLGVPALAGALGLLVGTYAGQWLPAVPLTLLLTALGLVAGAVSAVGPVASAAGTQLLVTAAVGAGMPAAESGWQRALAFLAGAGWLLLLRLALPTPGSLTGDFRFDGEREAVADVYDAVAALLDAVGGEAATARRADLTAALDHAQDALAGPRLRRQASSAAERRLHAQYAAALPLAEAATALAWAGEPLSARAAQGPRRLAAAVRGNTGTGPLPAPGLPHARHRSREGTPAAPALRALDDALLRAADAFDRAQGVRGTRHAEGDGHRLFARRRDAGAAVRAALGTGGREYGLRVALCFGAGAAVAQALHHSRWYGQHQHWYWLPATAVFLVKPDLGPLASRVLARAAGTVLGALVFAVFAALLPRPEGLVVLVAVCGALVPVSTRNFAALTTVCTVLVLALVMVGGEAQASVSRIGETLLACAIVLIVGHLPMPGRRGGGVRARLGAAGDAAHAYLAHVLGGSDDRAERWVLRREAYRTLSEARTAIALAAAELPALARHTEGTDDVAAVLERLVDTTTACAVHLDDTGLLTPHHARQLEQLLDEWERRGERVGLSATARSLGNRRTAAA, from the coding sequence GTGTCGCGCCGCGCCGCACTGTCCCCGCCGCCCTGGCTCGCCCACGCCCTGCGCACCCAGCGCGGTCCCGTCCCGTGGAGCGCGGTGGCGCGGGGCGCGCTCGCCGCCGGGCCGCTCCTGCTCACCGGTGTCCTCAACGGCCGTACCGCGATGGGTGTCCTGGCCGCCATCGCCGCGATGCTCGTCGGCATCAACGACCGGCCCGGCAGCCGGCGGGCCTCCGTCAGGCGGCTCGGGGTGCCCGCACTGGCCGGGGCCCTCGGGCTGCTCGTGGGGACGTACGCCGGGCAGTGGCTGCCCGCCGTGCCGCTGACCCTGCTGCTGACCGCGCTCGGGCTCGTCGCCGGCGCCGTCAGCGCGGTCGGGCCCGTCGCCTCCGCCGCGGGCACCCAGCTGCTGGTGACGGCAGCCGTGGGCGCCGGGATGCCGGCGGCCGAGAGCGGCTGGCAGCGGGCCCTCGCCTTCCTCGCCGGAGCGGGCTGGCTGCTCCTGCTGCGGCTCGCGCTGCCCACCCCCGGGTCGCTCACCGGGGATTTCCGGTTCGACGGTGAGCGCGAGGCGGTCGCCGACGTCTACGACGCCGTCGCCGCCCTGCTCGACGCCGTGGGCGGCGAGGCTGCCACCGCCCGCCGGGCCGACCTCACCGCCGCACTCGACCACGCCCAGGACGCACTCGCCGGGCCACGGCTGCGCCGGCAGGCGAGCTCGGCGGCCGAGCGCCGGCTGCACGCCCAGTACGCCGCCGCGCTGCCGCTCGCCGAAGCCGCCACCGCCCTCGCCTGGGCGGGCGAGCCCCTCTCCGCGCGCGCCGCGCAGGGCCCCCGGCGACTGGCAGCGGCCGTCCGGGGCAACACGGGCACCGGTCCGCTGCCCGCACCCGGCCTCCCCCACGCTCGGCATCGCTCGCGCGAGGGGACCCCCGCCGCGCCCGCCCTGCGCGCCCTCGACGACGCCCTGCTGCGTGCCGCGGACGCCTTCGACCGGGCCCAGGGCGTACGCGGCACACGGCACGCCGAAGGCGACGGGCACCGGCTGTTCGCCCGGCGGCGCGACGCCGGGGCGGCCGTCCGGGCCGCGTTGGGCACCGGCGGGCGGGAGTACGGGCTGCGCGTCGCGCTGTGCTTCGGGGCGGGCGCAGCCGTCGCCCAGGCCCTGCACCACAGCCGCTGGTACGGCCAGCACCAGCACTGGTACTGGCTGCCCGCCACCGCCGTCTTCCTCGTCAAGCCCGACCTCGGGCCGCTCGCCTCCCGCGTGCTGGCCCGGGCGGCCGGAACCGTCCTCGGCGCCCTGGTGTTCGCGGTCTTCGCCGCGCTGCTGCCGCGGCCGGAGGGGCTCGTCGTGCTCGTGGCGGTGTGCGGGGCGCTCGTCCCGGTCTCCACCCGGAACTTCGCCGCCCTCACCACCGTGTGCACCGTCCTGGTGCTCGCCCTGGTCATGGTCGGCGGCGAGGCCCAGGCCTCCGTCAGCCGGATCGGGGAGACGCTGCTGGCCTGCGCGATCGTCCTGATCGTGGGACACCTGCCGATGCCGGGCAGGCGCGGCGGCGGGGTACGCGCCAGACTGGGCGCTGCCGGGGACGCCGCGCACGCCTATCTGGCGCACGTCCTGGGCGGGTCCGACGACCGCGCCGAACGCTGGGTGCTGCGCCGCGAGGCCTACCGCACCCTCTCCGAGGCCCGCACCGCGATCGCGCTCGCCGCCGCGGAACTGCCCGCCCTCGCCCGGCACACCGAGGGCACGGACGACGTCGCCGCCGTCCTCGAACGCCTCGTCGACACCACCACCGCTTGCGCCGTGCACCTCGACGACACCGGCCTTCTCACCCCGCACCACGCCCGGCAACTGGAACAACTGCTCGACGAATGGGAGCGGCGCGGCGAGCGGGTCGGCCTGTCCGCCACCGCCCGGTCGCTCGGGAACCGGCGCACGGCTGCCGCGTAG
- a CDS encoding RNA-binding S4 domain-containing protein, whose translation MASEDADENVHGHTGGPDEAAPADAAERAEGGPLDPKTAAAVAAAEAAGPGTGETVRIDSWIWAVRLIKTRSLGATACRGGHVHVNGERVKPAYSVRVGDEVRLRHEGRERVVIVKRLIRKRVGAPVAAQCYTDNSPPPPPRDAVAPAGIRDRGAGRPTKRDRRELERLRGLGGLGGPATGGPQGPTGLAGPGRSGSTGGTGRAGGAGR comes from the coding sequence ATGGCTTCCGAGGATGCGGACGAGAACGTGCACGGTCACACCGGCGGCCCGGATGAAGCGGCCCCCGCCGATGCGGCCGAGCGCGCCGAGGGCGGGCCGCTCGACCCGAAGACCGCCGCCGCGGTGGCCGCCGCCGAGGCCGCGGGGCCCGGCACGGGCGAGACCGTACGGATCGACAGCTGGATCTGGGCCGTGCGCCTCATCAAGACCCGCTCCCTGGGGGCCACCGCCTGCCGTGGCGGCCACGTCCACGTCAACGGAGAGCGGGTGAAGCCCGCCTACTCCGTACGCGTCGGCGACGAGGTACGGCTCCGGCACGAGGGCCGCGAGCGGGTCGTGATCGTCAAGCGTCTGATCCGCAAGCGCGTCGGTGCCCCGGTGGCAGCCCAGTGCTACACCGACAACTCGCCTCCGCCCCCGCCGCGTGATGCCGTGGCCCCGGCCGGTATCCGCGACCGAGGCGCCGGCCGCCCCACCAAGCGAGACCGCCGCGAACTGGAACGACTCCGCGGACTGGGCGGACTCGGCGGACCGGCCACCGGCGGCCCCCAGGGACCCACCGGACTCGCCGGCCCCGGCAGGTCCGGAAGCACCGGCGGGACGGGGAGAGCCGGTGGGGCCGGCCGGTAG
- a CDS encoding PAC2 family protein: protein MLDPQGLYAWEPKGLAVVDMALAQESAGLVMLYHFDGYIDAGETGDQIVERLLDSLPHQVVARFDHDRLVDYRARRPLLTFKRDRWTEYEVPAIEVRLVQDATGAPFLLLSGPEPDVEWERFAGAVQQIVERLGVRLSVNFHGIPMGVPHTRPVGLTPHGNRTDLVPGHRSPFEEAQVPGSAASLLEYRLLEAGHDVLGVAAHVPHYIARSAYPDAALTVLEAVTAATGLVLPGVAHALRTDAHRTQTEIDRQIQEGDEELTALVQGLEHQYDAAAGAESRGNMLAEPVDIPSADEIGREFERFLAEREGDN from the coding sequence GTGCTTGATCCGCAGGGTTTGTACGCATGGGAGCCGAAGGGCCTGGCCGTCGTCGACATGGCGCTCGCCCAGGAGTCGGCCGGCCTGGTCATGCTCTACCACTTCGACGGATACATCGACGCGGGGGAGACCGGCGACCAGATCGTCGAACGCCTCCTCGACTCACTGCCCCACCAGGTCGTCGCACGCTTCGACCACGACCGGCTCGTCGACTACCGCGCCCGCCGCCCGCTGCTGACCTTCAAGCGGGACCGCTGGACCGAGTACGAGGTCCCGGCCATCGAGGTCCGCCTCGTCCAGGACGCCACCGGCGCCCCCTTCCTCCTGCTCTCCGGACCCGAACCGGACGTCGAGTGGGAGCGGTTCGCCGGCGCCGTCCAGCAGATCGTCGAGCGACTCGGCGTCCGCCTCTCCGTGAACTTCCACGGCATCCCCATGGGCGTCCCGCACACCCGGCCCGTCGGTCTCACCCCGCACGGCAACCGCACCGACCTGGTCCCCGGCCACCGCAGCCCCTTCGAGGAGGCCCAGGTGCCCGGCAGCGCCGCGTCGCTGCTGGAGTACCGGCTCCTGGAAGCCGGACACGACGTCCTCGGCGTCGCCGCCCACGTCCCGCACTACATCGCCCGCTCCGCCTACCCCGACGCGGCCCTGACCGTCCTCGAGGCCGTCACCGCCGCCACCGGCCTGGTCCTGCCCGGGGTCGCCCACGCCCTGCGCACCGACGCGCACCGCACCCAGACCGAGATCGACCGGCAGATCCAGGAGGGCGACGAGGAACTGACCGCACTCGTCCAGGGCCTCGAGCACCAGTACGACGCGGCCGCGGGCGCCGAGAGCCGCGGCAACATGCTCGCCGAACCGGTCGACATCCCCTCCGCCGACGAGATCGGCCGCGAATTCGAACGCTTCCTGGCCGAACGGGAGGGCGACAACTAG
- a CDS encoding right-handed parallel beta-helix repeat-containing protein gives MRTRPLLTSLLATLALTGGPLLCAGPAAAAQTVEVGTAAQLRTALAGARPGDTIRLADGTYTGNFKAVTPATAAARITLTGSPGAVLRAGGGYGLHLDGASYWTVSGLTVTGGQKGIMIDSATGVVVDGVTVHGLTMEGVHFRDSSTDGVIRNSTIYDTGNDGRGMGEGVYVGTANTLSDRSDRIQILDNTIGPDVGGENVDIKEGTTGARIVGNTFDGSGLTGANYDDSWVDVKGDDVLVQNNTGRNTTNDGYQTHTQQSGWGCGTVFKGNKSTLTGAGGSTRWAIDVTNAGAGCRTTVYSSNTVTGGKGLTNIPVTP, from the coding sequence ATGCGCACGCGTCCGCTGCTCACCTCCCTGCTCGCCACGCTCGCCCTCACCGGCGGCCCGCTGCTCTGCGCGGGTCCGGCCGCCGCCGCCCAGACCGTGGAGGTGGGCACCGCCGCCCAGCTCCGGACCGCGCTCGCCGGCGCGCGGCCCGGCGACACGATCCGTCTGGCGGACGGCACGTACACCGGCAACTTCAAGGCGGTCACGCCGGCCACCGCCGCGGCCCGCATCACCCTCACGGGCTCCCCGGGGGCCGTGCTCCGGGCGGGTGGCGGCTACGGGCTGCACCTGGACGGCGCGTCCTACTGGACGGTCAGTGGGCTGACCGTGACCGGCGGCCAGAAGGGCATCATGATCGACTCGGCCACGGGTGTGGTGGTGGACGGCGTGACCGTGCACGGGCTCACGATGGAGGGCGTCCACTTCCGCGATTCCAGCACGGACGGCGTGATCAGGAACTCGACGATCTACGACACCGGGAACGACGGCCGCGGCATGGGCGAGGGCGTGTACGTGGGGACCGCGAACACGCTGTCCGACCGGAGCGACCGCATCCAGATCCTGGACAACACGATCGGGCCGGACGTGGGGGGCGAGAACGTCGACATCAAGGAGGGGACGACCGGCGCGCGGATCGTCGGGAACACGTTCGACGGCAGCGGGCTGACCGGCGCGAACTACGACGACTCCTGGGTGGACGTGAAGGGCGATGACGTCCTGGTGCAAAACAACACCGGCAGGAACACCACGAACGACGGCTACCAGACGCACACCCAGCAGTCCGGCTGGGGCTGCGGCACGGTCTTCAAAGGAAACAAGTCGACATTGACGGGTGCCGGCGGTTCCACCCGATGGGCGATCGACGTCACCAACGCCGGCGCGGGCTGCCGGACGACGGTCTACAGCAGCAACACGGTGACCGGCGGCAAGGGCCTCACCAACATCCCGGTCACTCCCTGA
- a CDS encoding tetratricopeptide repeat protein, translating into MPETSGSTGRTPETHVIDFRAAEQLLNARDPRGAVKLLDGVIAAHPENTAARLLRARAFFAAAQLRPAELEFTIVLEREPDNAFAHFALARTYERQGRPDQAKRHFRLAAALDPNPDYLKAARFDD; encoded by the coding sequence GTGCCCGAGACCAGCGGTTCCACCGGACGTACCCCGGAGACGCACGTCATCGACTTCCGCGCCGCCGAGCAACTGCTCAACGCACGGGACCCCAGGGGCGCGGTGAAACTGCTCGACGGAGTCATCGCCGCCCACCCGGAGAACACCGCGGCCCGCCTCCTGCGCGCACGCGCCTTCTTCGCCGCCGCCCAACTCCGTCCTGCGGAACTCGAGTTCACCATCGTGCTCGAACGGGAACCGGACAACGCCTTCGCCCACTTCGCGCTCGCCCGCACCTACGAACGCCAGGGCCGCCCCGACCAGGCCAAGCGCCACTTCCGGCTCGCCGCCGCACTCGACCCGAACCCGGACTACCTCAAGGCCGCCCGCTTCGACGACTGA
- a CDS encoding DUF6343 family protein — protein MRTGSEPVTARSALRARLWLSVWGFVWAVFGTAVFALVGRPGWAVACGVLWLVVTVDMAMILRHLRQGPHYQPGPDVPPYRPPEGGPPRPGPRRPRHP, from the coding sequence ATGCGTACGGGCAGTGAACCGGTGACCGCGCGCAGTGCTCTGCGGGCGCGGTTGTGGCTGAGTGTGTGGGGATTCGTCTGGGCGGTGTTCGGGACGGCGGTGTTCGCGCTGGTCGGGCGTCCGGGGTGGGCCGTGGCGTGCGGGGTGTTGTGGCTGGTGGTCACGGTGGACATGGCCATGATCCTGCGGCACCTGCGGCAGGGTCCGCACTACCAGCCGGGTCCGGACGTGCCGCCGTACCGTCCGCCGGAGGGTGGTCCGCCTCGGCCGGGCCCTCGCCGGCCTCGGCATCCGTGA
- a CDS encoding uracil-DNA glycosylase, translating to MDDSSGLARLDRRVAGCRACPRLVEWREEVARTKRAAFADWTYWGRPVPGFGPADARLVIVGLAPAAHGGNRTGRMFTGDRSGDVLYQALYDVGLASQPTSERIDDGLELYGVRITSPVHCAPPANKPTPGERDTCRPWLVQELKLLRPTVRAAVVLGAFGWQAALPAFNEAGWPVPRPRPAFAHGARVTLNGSATSAGSDGLEDSDGPGGADAPEGPAGPDGLAMPGGPAEPGGSDGPGPDDPDGPGRLDVFGCFHVSQRNTFTGRLTPAMLREVLRTAADAAGLP from the coding sequence ATGGACGACAGCAGCGGGCTCGCTCGGCTCGACCGGCGCGTCGCGGGATGCCGGGCCTGTCCCCGGCTGGTGGAGTGGCGGGAAGAAGTGGCGCGCACCAAGCGGGCGGCGTTCGCCGACTGGACGTACTGGGGGCGGCCGGTCCCCGGGTTCGGCCCGGCCGACGCGCGCCTCGTGATCGTCGGACTGGCACCCGCGGCGCACGGCGGCAACCGCACGGGCCGCATGTTCACCGGCGACCGTTCCGGAGACGTGCTCTACCAGGCGCTGTACGACGTCGGCCTGGCCTCGCAGCCCACTTCCGAGCGCATCGACGACGGGCTCGAACTGTACGGCGTCCGCATCACCTCGCCCGTCCACTGCGCCCCGCCCGCCAACAAGCCCACCCCGGGCGAGCGGGACACCTGCCGCCCCTGGCTGGTGCAGGAGCTGAAGCTGCTGCGTCCCACGGTCAGGGCGGCGGTGGTGCTCGGCGCCTTCGGCTGGCAGGCGGCGCTGCCGGCCTTCAACGAGGCGGGCTGGCCCGTGCCCCGACCCCGACCCGCCTTCGCCCACGGCGCCCGGGTCACGTTGAACGGCTCGGCCACCTCCGCAGGCTCCGACGGCCTCGAAGATTCTGACGGCCCCGGAGGGGCTGACGCTCCCGAAGGCCCGGCAGGCCCCGACGGCCTGGCCATGCCTGGCGGCCCGGCAGAGCCAGGCGGCTCAGACGGCCCCGGCCCAGACGATCCGGACGGCCCGGGCAGGCTGGACGTCTTCGGCTGCTTCCACGTGAGTCAGCGCAACACCTTCACGGGCCGGCTCACTCCCGCCATGCTCCGCGAGGTGCTGCGTACGGCGGCCGACGCGGCCGGGCTGCCCTGA
- a CDS encoding DUF899 domain-containing protein: protein MSLPEIVTREQWRVAREELLRKEETVRRARDVLSAERRRLPMVEVDPEYVFEGGDGKATLLDLFEGRTQLVVHHFMFAPEWETGCPCCAAFLDQVGHLAHLRARDTSFAAVSRAPFTRLLPFKARMGWAVPWYSSCHSDFNRDFEATVERAGELVDRPGLSCFLRDRDQVFHTYSVHDDGLDGLGAIAGLLDLTALGRDSRGGEPVRYHDEYDD from the coding sequence ATGTCACTTCCGGAGATCGTCACGCGCGAGCAGTGGCGCGTGGCGCGCGAGGAGTTGCTGCGCAAGGAGGAGACGGTCAGGCGGGCGCGCGACGTGCTGAGCGCCGAGCGGCGGCGGCTGCCCATGGTCGAGGTGGACCCGGAGTACGTCTTCGAGGGCGGCGACGGCAAGGCCACCCTCCTCGACCTCTTCGAGGGCCGCACCCAGCTCGTCGTCCACCACTTCATGTTCGCCCCCGAGTGGGAGACGGGCTGCCCGTGCTGCGCGGCCTTCCTCGACCAGGTCGGCCACCTGGCCCATCTGCGCGCCCGTGACACGTCGTTCGCGGCCGTCTCCCGTGCCCCCTTCACCCGGCTCCTGCCGTTCAAGGCGCGGATGGGCTGGGCGGTGCCCTGGTACTCCTCCTGCCACAGCGACTTCAACCGCGACTTCGAGGCCACGGTGGAGCGCGCGGGGGAGCTGGTCGATCGGCCGGGTCTCAGCTGCTTCCTGCGCGACCGCGACCAGGTCTTCCACACCTACTCGGTCCACGACGACGGCCTCGACGGTCTCGGCGCCATCGCCGGGCTGCTCGACCTCACCGCGCTCGGCCGCGACTCGCGCGGTGGCGAGCCGGTCCGGTACCACGACGAGTACGACGACTGA